The following proteins come from a genomic window of Candidatus Bipolaricaulis sibiricus:
- a CDS encoding Fibronectin/fibrinogen-binding protein: protein MEGIELRKALEESRLFVGARLSKVHQVGEVFFLRFYGPSGALVLDPRGKAFHRTALRPLVPPSPPPFCMRLRSLAGQPLLSLDQAGFDRVVRLRFPQADLILDLRPRQGDLFFVPRDGETVSLRGGHLHAADFAASSDPSVGLGPALRRAAAAHLGRAPREEESASFAANLLDRTPTGFVYDENDRPVASFFPRPDLGEPRLTFPAFWQALDHLLDRRIGADLAHSQLAQVERAIGRRERALAALAAAEAEAQGWPEVQGMADLLLTRIADIPRGASAATVEGFDGQPVTLSLNPALSVAAQATALYAKAKKLRRRLEEIPVRRRALETELRRLRDLQGLLTRQPDLAGYVEDEAQTLTASSPGRATTVPRSRVLTMGGFSVEIGRSARENDRLVRSARACDLWLHARGVPGAHVVIHTGGRPVPREVLQRAAELAAWHSRARGERKVPISYTEARYVRRPRGAAPGMVTLQQEQVIVVPGDKGP from the coding sequence ATGGAAGGAATCGAACTCCGCAAGGCGCTCGAGGAGTCACGATTGTTCGTGGGAGCGCGGCTGTCGAAGGTCCATCAGGTAGGCGAGGTGTTCTTCCTGCGGTTCTACGGGCCCAGCGGGGCCCTCGTTCTCGACCCAAGGGGCAAGGCCTTCCACCGAACGGCCCTCCGCCCGCTTGTTCCTCCCTCACCCCCGCCGTTCTGCATGCGTCTCCGTTCGCTGGCCGGGCAGCCCCTGCTTTCCCTCGATCAGGCCGGGTTCGATCGTGTGGTACGGCTGAGGTTCCCGCAGGCGGATCTCATCCTCGACCTTCGCCCTCGCCAGGGTGACCTGTTCTTCGTCCCCCGCGACGGGGAGACCGTTTCGCTTCGCGGGGGCCACCTTCATGCCGCGGACTTCGCGGCAAGCTCGGACCCCTCCGTGGGGCTTGGCCCCGCACTCCGCCGCGCAGCCGCGGCTCACCTCGGGCGAGCGCCGCGGGAGGAGGAATCAGCATCGTTTGCGGCGAACCTTCTCGACCGAACCCCGACGGGCTTTGTGTACGACGAGAACGACCGGCCGGTGGCGAGCTTCTTCCCCCGGCCCGATCTGGGAGAGCCCCGCCTCACGTTTCCCGCGTTCTGGCAGGCGCTGGACCATCTGCTCGACCGTCGGATCGGGGCGGACCTGGCCCACAGCCAACTCGCTCAGGTAGAACGAGCGATCGGGCGCCGGGAACGCGCGCTCGCCGCGCTGGCTGCGGCCGAGGCTGAGGCCCAGGGCTGGCCGGAGGTCCAGGGGATGGCAGACCTCCTGCTGACCCGAATCGCGGACATCCCGCGGGGTGCCTCCGCGGCAACTGTGGAAGGGTTCGACGGCCAGCCCGTGACGCTCTCTCTGAACCCCGCGTTGTCTGTTGCCGCCCAGGCAACCGCGTTGTACGCCAAGGCCAAGAAGCTGCGACGGCGCTTGGAGGAGATCCCGGTCCGCCGGCGGGCGTTGGAGACCGAGCTTCGGCGCCTGCGCGATCTGCAGGGACTGCTCACGCGCCAGCCGGATTTGGCGGGCTACGTAGAGGACGAGGCCCAGACCCTCACCGCATCTAGCCCCGGACGCGCCACGACAGTCCCGCGTTCAAGGGTGCTGACGATGGGCGGCTTCTCAGTCGAGATCGGGCGCTCGGCACGGGAGAACGATCGCCTCGTGCGGTCTGCCCGAGCTTGCGACCTCTGGCTCCACGCCCGCGGTGTTCCCGGGGCCCACGTTGTCATCCACACCGGCGGTCGGCCGGTGCCGCGGGAGGTTCTCCAACGGGCAGCTGAGCTGGCCGCGTGGCACTCCCGGGCGCGGGGTGAGCGGAAGGTTCCGATCAGCTACACTGAAGCCCGCTATGTGCGCAGACCGAGAGGAGCGGCTCCAGGCATGGTGACCCTGCAGCAGGAGCAGGTCATCGTCGTTCCGGGCGACAAGGGACCGTGA
- a CDS encoding CRISPR-associated helicase Cas3, whose translation MTCSAGTAGSTGQGPFIAHSRNHAGRTDPLRAHLSAVAERAAEFAREFGAEEEAALAGLLHDLGKYGDLFQKRLRGEVQGIDHWSPGAWAALEKYKELGIASALAIQGHHVGLQRADRDNLASMNPDKWDPALHAQRQLSETRTDLLIERFRAEGLTLPPLRTSLYDHSEKAVSAMLDVRMLFSALVDADFLVTEAHFNEGEDTRRRPGPPLDPARALELLLTHTTQLAAGSDAAAAVSKLRSDLLSACLAAGEKPVGQFTLTAPTGSGKTLAMLAFALKHAAVHNLRRIVMVIPYLSIIDQTAAVFRSILERDLGPGYVLEHHSLAGTRGHDQGEGTGEDRERELSEDWDAPIVLTTSVQMLESLFANRPSACRKLHRLARSVILFDEVQTLPTNLAIPTLAALSRLSGRYGASVVFATATQPAFSHLDAHVRKWCSQGWQPTEIVPTNLRLFARLRRTKVEWPDPDTPVSWDKLADSLADDECRQALCVVNLKRHALLLFEKLCHCLGDDADLFHLSTNMCPAHRWAVLNEVRRRLEAGSSCRLISTQCVEAGVDVDFPIAFRAWGPLDAIVQVAGRCNRNGRHPIGRMRVFVPEDDRYPEGGYRQAASVARLVAASRTLDIDDPDLYAEYYRELYAFARLQDRNEELLDAITRRDFAQVAEHYHVIPDGTVNVLVPYDLRTYDELASAARREGISRRWIRQARPHTVGLYRAKSKEATWDWLEPVRSGRDREVDDWYVYLRPEHYNGKTGLCPPQSMDFLNG comes from the coding sequence ATGACTTGCTCTGCAGGAACTGCCGGAAGCACGGGACAGGGACCGTTCATTGCTCACTCTCGGAACCACGCTGGGAGGACGGACCCGCTGCGGGCGCACCTTTCTGCTGTCGCAGAGCGAGCAGCGGAGTTCGCCAGAGAATTCGGGGCAGAAGAAGAGGCCGCCCTGGCGGGACTCCTACACGATCTTGGGAAGTACGGAGATCTCTTCCAGAAGCGACTGCGCGGCGAGGTGCAGGGCATTGACCACTGGTCTCCGGGTGCTTGGGCCGCTCTGGAGAAGTACAAGGAACTCGGGATAGCTTCAGCACTCGCGATTCAGGGCCACCACGTTGGCCTCCAGCGGGCTGACAGGGACAACCTCGCGAGCATGAACCCTGATAAGTGGGACCCAGCCTTACATGCGCAGCGGCAACTGTCCGAGACTAGAACGGATCTCCTGATCGAGCGGTTCCGTGCGGAGGGCCTCACTCTACCTCCTCTTAGAACCTCTCTTTACGACCACAGCGAGAAGGCTGTCTCCGCGATGCTCGACGTTCGAATGCTCTTCTCTGCTCTTGTGGACGCTGACTTCTTGGTGACTGAAGCTCACTTCAACGAGGGAGAGGACACTCGTCGCAGACCTGGCCCGCCACTGGACCCCGCACGGGCACTCGAACTCCTGCTCACACATACCACCCAGCTGGCGGCGGGGTCCGACGCAGCCGCGGCTGTCAGCAAACTCCGTTCTGATCTCCTCAGCGCTTGCCTTGCTGCGGGCGAGAAGCCGGTGGGCCAGTTCACGCTCACGGCACCGACGGGTTCGGGCAAGACACTGGCCATGCTCGCTTTCGCATTGAAGCATGCAGCGGTCCACAATCTGCGTCGGATTGTGATGGTCATCCCCTACTTGAGCATCATTGACCAGACTGCAGCCGTGTTTCGCTCTATCTTGGAGCGTGACCTCGGCCCAGGTTACGTCCTCGAGCATCACAGCCTCGCTGGCACCCGTGGCCACGACCAAGGAGAGGGCACTGGTGAGGATCGCGAGCGGGAGCTGAGCGAGGACTGGGACGCACCGATTGTGCTAACCACCAGCGTTCAGATGTTGGAATCCCTGTTCGCAAACCGCCCTTCGGCCTGCCGCAAGCTGCACCGCCTCGCCAGGAGTGTCATCCTGTTCGACGAGGTCCAGACCCTGCCTACAAACCTCGCTATTCCTACACTTGCGGCGCTGTCGCGACTCAGTGGGCGATACGGAGCTTCGGTCGTATTCGCGACAGCAACCCAGCCTGCGTTCAGCCACCTTGACGCGCACGTGAGGAAGTGGTGTTCCCAGGGTTGGCAGCCGACCGAAATCGTGCCAACCAACCTCAGGCTATTCGCCCGCCTTCGTCGGACGAAGGTCGAGTGGCCCGACCCGGACACGCCCGTCTCGTGGGATAAGCTTGCAGATAGTCTGGCCGACGACGAGTGCCGCCAGGCGTTGTGCGTGGTCAATCTGAAGCGGCACGCTCTCCTGCTCTTCGAGAAGCTCTGTCATTGCCTTGGCGATGACGCCGACCTGTTCCACCTCTCGACGAACATGTGCCCAGCCCATCGCTGGGCCGTGCTCAATGAAGTCCGGCGCCGCCTGGAAGCTGGATCCTCTTGTCGCTTGATCTCCACTCAGTGCGTTGAGGCTGGGGTGGATGTGGACTTCCCGATTGCGTTCCGTGCATGGGGACCACTGGATGCCATTGTGCAGGTTGCGGGCCGGTGTAACCGAAACGGACGCCATCCCATCGGGAGGATGCGCGTGTTTGTTCCTGAGGACGATAGATACCCCGAAGGCGGATACCGTCAGGCAGCGAGCGTCGCCCGACTCGTTGCCGCAAGTCGCACGCTGGACATCGACGACCCGGACTTGTACGCCGAGTACTACCGCGAGCTCTATGCCTTTGCCCGACTCCAGGACCGGAACGAGGAACTCCTGGACGCCATAACCCGACGGGACTTCGCCCAAGTAGCCGAACACTACCACGTCATACCCGACGGCACCGTCAACGTTCTCGTGCCCTACGACCTACGCACCTACGACGAGCTTGCCTCCGCTGCGCGACGCGAGGGCATCAGCCGCAGGTGGATCCGGCAAGCTCGGCCGCACACCGTTGGCCTGTACCGAGCCAAGAGCAAGGAAGCCACCTGGGACTGGCTGGAGCCCGTGCGGTCCGGCCGGGATCGTGAAGTGGACGACTGGTATGTATACCTGCGCCCTGAGCACTACAACGGAAAGACAGGCCTGTGCCCGCCCCAGTCAATGGACTTCTTGAATGGCTAG
- a CDS encoding CRISPR-associated protein Cas5 — MRPKDQALDVWGEFACFTRPELKVERFSYPVPTPSAVRGIYDAIYCKRTEFRWQVTAIEVLAPVRYISLRRNEVKDKVSTTNVQQWMTGRSPPEPIWADGTDVELGTDMKGRTQRQTMALCNVHYRLHAEIRPWPGFEDRLQAMEEQFRRRAAGGKCIHQPYFGCREFPAYFDLVDIDAQPPQRQPLDLDIGLMLYDVFDLSRPHGSLDTSRREDPDGVRSISLFRASVRDGLLSIPPYESDAVIKAQQGDTDA; from the coding sequence ATGAGACCCAAGGATCAGGCGCTGGATGTGTGGGGCGAGTTCGCCTGTTTCACTCGCCCCGAGCTCAAGGTCGAGCGCTTCAGTTATCCCGTGCCGACTCCATCCGCCGTGCGCGGCATCTACGACGCCATCTACTGCAAACGCACTGAGTTCCGCTGGCAGGTCACAGCGATCGAGGTGCTCGCCCCGGTGCGGTACATCTCCTTGCGCCGGAACGAGGTCAAGGACAAGGTCAGCACAACAAACGTCCAACAGTGGATGACCGGCAGGTCTCCACCCGAGCCGATCTGGGCCGACGGCACGGATGTGGAGCTCGGCACTGACATGAAGGGCCGAACGCAAAGGCAGACGATGGCGCTTTGCAACGTGCACTACCGGCTGCACGCCGAGATCCGGCCCTGGCCGGGCTTCGAGGACCGTCTCCAGGCGATGGAGGAGCAGTTCAGGCGGCGGGCTGCAGGTGGGAAGTGCATCCATCAACCGTACTTCGGATGTCGGGAATTCCCCGCTTACTTTGATCTGGTGGACATTGATGCCCAGCCGCCGCAACGCCAGCCCCTTGACCTGGACATCGGACTGATGCTCTACGACGTGTTCGACCTGTCCCGGCCCCACGGGTCGCTCGATACATCTCGCCGGGAGGACCCGGACGGTGTACGGAGCATCAGTTTGTTCCGCGCCAGTGTCCGCGACGGTCTGCTGAGCATCCCGCCCTATGAGAGTGACGCAGTGATCAAGGCACAGCAAGGAGATACCGATGCTTGA
- a CDS encoding CRISPR-associated protein, Csd1 family has product MLEVLAKRAGAVEPGFGPKDVRWAIVCDERGTFREVLELGDTDAKRNCGQAFPVCPVMDRSVKQSGGKSEFLIDTAANVVLLGVAPEDAKGRAKHDYFVQLLREAGQAMPELAGLVRLLESQAELERVRERFIALGARPTESVTFKLGNAFPIESDRWHDWWRGKLAELTADRRAQGAAAGHMVCFATGDRVVPLPTHPKIKGLARLGGQRSGDVLVGFDKPAFQSYGLDQSTNAAVSKEAATAYSTALNALICKSSYELAGALVVHWFHYRVKPEEDLFSWLQDPPEGEERHARQRARDLLDSIASGQRADLAGNRYYALTLSGARGRVMVRDWMEGEFKELAENIRRWFEDVSIISCDGRIARDPRFLDVIGATARDLNDVAPPFMAKMWRVAVRCEPIPLAALAHALARVKEAVIGNKPFNHARMGLMKAYHIRSSREDGGKMKPNLNEEHPAPAYHCGRMMAVLAKLQQAALGDVGAGIVQRYYAAASATPALVLGRLVRGGQFHLNKLEPGLAHWYEEKLASISARLGDGVPQTLSLEEQSLFALGYYQQWVDLRTKRSDGSN; this is encoded by the coding sequence ATGCTTGAGGTTCTGGCCAAACGCGCAGGTGCGGTGGAGCCCGGATTTGGCCCCAAAGATGTTCGCTGGGCTATTGTCTGCGACGAGCGTGGAACGTTTCGCGAAGTGCTCGAGCTGGGCGACACGGATGCCAAGCGGAACTGCGGGCAGGCCTTCCCCGTATGCCCAGTCATGGACCGCAGCGTCAAGCAGTCGGGCGGGAAGAGCGAGTTTCTCATCGACACCGCCGCGAACGTTGTTCTGTTGGGCGTTGCCCCCGAAGACGCCAAGGGCCGTGCGAAGCACGACTACTTCGTGCAGCTGCTACGGGAGGCGGGCCAAGCCATGCCCGAGCTGGCTGGGCTGGTTCGTTTGCTGGAGAGTCAAGCCGAGCTAGAGCGCGTGCGGGAACGGTTCATCGCGCTGGGAGCGCGGCCAACGGAGAGCGTGACGTTCAAGCTTGGGAACGCTTTCCCGATCGAGTCCGACCGTTGGCACGATTGGTGGCGCGGCAAGTTGGCGGAGCTGACCGCCGACCGGCGCGCCCAAGGGGCTGCCGCCGGCCACATGGTCTGCTTCGCCACGGGAGACCGTGTCGTCCCTCTCCCGACGCATCCGAAGATCAAAGGGCTGGCCCGGCTCGGGGGGCAGCGGTCAGGCGATGTTCTGGTTGGGTTCGACAAGCCAGCGTTCCAGTCTTACGGCCTCGATCAGTCAACCAACGCAGCAGTCTCCAAAGAAGCGGCGACGGCGTACTCAACTGCCCTCAACGCCCTCATCTGCAAGAGCAGTTATGAGCTGGCCGGCGCACTGGTCGTGCATTGGTTCCATTATAGGGTTAAACCCGAAGAAGATCTCTTCTCATGGCTGCAGGACCCGCCCGAGGGAGAAGAACGCCATGCCCGGCAACGCGCCCGCGACCTGCTCGACAGCATCGCGTCCGGACAGCGCGCGGATCTAGCTGGGAACCGATACTACGCGCTGACCCTGTCCGGGGCGCGCGGCAGGGTGATGGTGCGCGACTGGATGGAAGGCGAGTTCAAAGAACTGGCCGAGAACATACGGCGTTGGTTCGAGGACGTTAGCATCATCAGCTGCGACGGAAGAATCGCCCGGGACCCGAGGTTCCTGGACGTCATTGGCGCTACTGCCCGAGACCTGAACGACGTGGCGCCGCCTTTCATGGCCAAGATGTGGCGGGTGGCGGTGCGCTGCGAGCCCATACCACTAGCTGCGTTGGCCCACGCCCTTGCCCGGGTCAAGGAGGCCGTTATTGGGAATAAGCCGTTCAACCACGCCCGGATGGGCCTGATGAAAGCATACCACATCAGGAGTTCACGAGAAGACGGAGGCAAGATGAAGCCCAACCTGAATGAAGAGCATCCGGCTCCAGCTTACCACTGCGGTCGGATGATGGCTGTGCTGGCGAAGCTTCAGCAGGCCGCGCTCGGAGACGTTGGCGCAGGGATCGTCCAGCGCTACTACGCCGCCGCGTCCGCTACACCGGCGCTCGTGCTCGGGCGGCTTGTCCGCGGTGGCCAATTCCACCTGAACAAGCTCGAGCCGGGCCTTGCGCACTGGTATGAAGAGAAGCTCGCGAGCATCTCGGCGCGCCTGGGCGACGGAGTGCCCCAGACGTTGAGTCTCGAAGAGCAGAGCTTGTTCGCGCTCGGCTACTACCAGCAGTGGGTGGACTTGCGGACCAAGAGGTCCGACGGAAGCAACTAG